GACAACCGGCTGGAGCGGCTGGTGACCCACACCAATGACAACGCGTGGTGGAGCGAAGCCTATGAGAACCTGCATGTTGAGGTGAATACCGATTGGGCCTACAGCCGTGAGAATTTGGGTGCCTCCCAGTACTCGGATTTCGGTTACGAAGGGCTGTTTGTGATCGATGGGCAGGGCCACACCCGCTATAGCGTCATCCGGGGCAAACTCTCCTCCCTGAGCCTGACGCAGTGGCTGGGCAGCGATCCGCTGCCGCTGATCCATGCTGGCCTGAAGCCGGACGAAAGTGAGTCCTCCACCAGCGCGCGGTTCCTGCTGAACGGCAATCTGGCGCTGCTGGCGGCCTCCACCCTCTCGGCGGGCAATGGGGGGCATGTCAGCCCGGTGACGGGGCCGCCGTCGCTGCTGGTGTTTGTGGACGTGCTGGGGCCACAGAAGCTGGCGGCGCTGGGGAACGAGTATGGCATCCAGCAGGTGAGGGTGGCACAGGGCGACACCGCGCATGGCCCCCGGCTGGGGACGTTGCGGGTGCCACTGCCCAGTGGCGAGGTGACGCTGGCGTGGCGCAGCGCGGAGCCGGGCCGCCAGCTATTGCGCTACATCCTGCCGCTGCTGCTGGCGCTGGGGGTGATAACCGGCCTCAGCGCGGTCTTTATGATGCGCAGCGCCCTCAACAAGGCGCGCCTCTACGATGAGAACAACTTCTTGCTGGAGCAGCACCGGCAGGCGCTGACCGCCAGCGAGCGCCGCTTCCGCGATGTGGCGGAAGCCACCACCGACTGGATCTGGGAGACCGACGCCCAGCTTAACTTCACCTACCTCTCCGAGCGCTTCCCCAGCATCACTGGCCACCGCATCGCCGCGTGGCTGGGCCAGCCAGTGACGGAGTTCATGCAGGCGGACAACGTGTCGCTGGGCGACTGGATCACCGAGCCGGGGCAGACCGGCCACCGCCGCCTGCTGCACTGCCGCTACCTCTCCGCGCAGGGGCACCCACGTTACTGCCACATCGCCCTGAAACCGGTGATTACCGAGAGTGGGGCGACGGGCTACCGTGGCACCGCCACCGACGTCACGCTGGAGGTGGAGGCACAGGCGCGGGTGCAGTACCTCTCCCTGCACGATGAGCTGACCGGCCTGCCAAACCGCACGCGGATGCGCGAGTTCCTGGAGGGAAAATTGCAGGCGTTGCCAGATAACGAGCACCCGCTGGCGATGGTCAGCCTGGATCTGGACAAGTTCAAGCCGGTGAATGACCTGTTCGGCCACCCGGCGGGCGATGCGGTGCTGCACGAGGTTTCGGCGCGCCTGCGCAGTTGCCTGCGTGAGTATGATCTGGTGGCGCGGCAGGGCGGTGACGAGTTCATCTTGATCCTGCCGGACATCATGCGGCGCGAGGAGATTGAGGCAATCTGCGCGCGCATCTTGACTGAGGTACGCAAGCCATTCATCGTCAGCGGCAATGAGATCTTCATCGGCGTCAGCATGGGCATCGCGCTCGCGCCACAGGACGCGGTGGACGCGGGCGAACTGCTGCGCTTCTCGGACATCGCCCTCTATGAGGCGAAAAACGCCGGCCGCAACACCTGGCGCTTCTACGCGCCAGAGATGGAGCAGCAGATCGTGCAGCGCCGCGAGCTGGAGGAGAGCCTGCGGGACGCCATCCGCCTGCAACAGTTCCGGCTGGTCTACCAGCCACGCTACGATCTGCACTCGCGGCGCGTTACGGCCGTCGAGGCGCTGATCCGCTGGGATCACCCGCAGCTGGGGGTGATTATGCCTGACCAGTTTATCCCGCTGGCGGAGGAGACCGGGCTTATCAGCGCCATCAGTGAATGGGTACTGCGCACCGCCTGCCGGGACGCGGCACAGGCGCTGGGCGATCTCGCCATCTCGGTGAACATCTCTGCCGTGGAGTTTGGCTCACGCGGGCTGATTGAGCGGGTCAAGGCAGCCTTGGCGGCCGCCGGGCTGTCGCCCGAGCGGCTGGAGATTGAGGTGACGGAAGGGGTGACGCTGCACAACCCGCAGCAGAGCCTGGCGCTGATGCAGGAGCTAAAGGCGCTCGGCGTGCGCTTGCTGATTGATGATTTTGGCATCGGCTACTCCTCCCTGAGTTATCTGCGCAGCTTCCCGTTCGACGGCATCAAGCTGGACAAATCCTTTATCGACGCGATGCCCCATGATGAGAACGCCAACGCGGTGGTGGAGAACATCATTGGCTTGGGCAAGGCGTTCTCCCTGAGCATCACCGCCGAGGGGGTGGAGACTCAGGCGCAGTTGGACAAACTCAAGATGCTGGATTGCGACGAGATGCAGGGCTATCTGGTGGATCGTCCGCTGGAGCTGGCGGCGCTGCGTGAGCGGCTGGCGGCGATGCGTTCTGGCGAGAGTGGGGAGGAGGGGCGCTGACGGGGCATGATGCCCCGCCAGCGCGTTAGGTGTCAGGCAGTCGCGCGGCGGGCGGCGCGGCGCTTGAGCGGCACGGTGATCACCAGCAGGCTGGCGACCACCAGCGCGATGCCGCCCCAGCCGAGCGCTGGCAACCGCTCACCGACGATCACCACCGCCAGCAGCGCGGCGATCACCGGCTCCAGCAGGGTGATGGTGGTGGCGGTGCTGGCCGGGATGCGCGCCAGCCCGTAACCGTAGCAGAGATAGCCAACAAACATCGGCACCGTGGCCATGTAGAGGCCGACCGCGGCGTTGCCCCAGGAGGCCAGCAGCGGTGCACCGGTCACCAGCAACACCGGCAGCAGCAGCAGGCCGCCAAGGCCGAAGGTGGCGCCCATTGCCGCACCTGAGGCGATGCCGCGCTGCATCATCCGCCGCGCAGACCATGAGTAGAAGGCGTAGGTAAAGCCCGCCACCAGCCCCAGCGCCATGCCGACCATCACCCCGCTGGAGCCGCCATCCGTATGTACCGCCGCTTCCGCCAGACAGAGCAGCACCAGCCCACCAACGCCAAGGGCGGCACCCACCATCCAGCGCGGCGTCAGGCGCAGCCCATCCAACCGGTACTCAATCAGCGCCGAGAGCAGCGGGGCAGAGCCGATCGACACTACGGTGCCGATGGTCACGCCGGCATAGCGCATCGAGGCGTAGAAGGCCAGCGGGTAGATTGCCACTGCCAGCGCGCCCATCAGCAACATCTGCCATGAATGGCGCAGGTGGGCGCGCTGGCGTGCGATGCCACGAAAGGCAATGGCCGCCTGTAACAGGCCGCCCAACCCCATCGCCGCTGCGCCAATGGCGGCGGCGCTGACGTCTGGCGCAAAGGTGGCGGCAGTGCCGGTGGTGCCCCACAGCAGGGAGGCGACCAATACCCCGGCGACGCCCAGCAGGCGCTGTTGTGGTGTCGGGTTCACAGCGCCTCCATCATGGCGAGCGCCATGGTTTTGGCCTGGCGCACGCACTCACCGTTGCCCTCCAGCCCGGCGCGGGAGATCGAACCCTCCAGCAAAAAGGCAAAGTGGCGGGCGAGCAGCGCGGCCCGCTCCCTGTCCCCGGCCAGCATCTCGGCCAGATGCCCGGCGAGAATCGCTTCCACCTCCTCCTTGTGGATGCGCACCGCCTGCCGCCCCGGCGCACCGGCGGGCAGTTCGGCGGCGGCGTTCAGCAGCCCGCAGCCGCGGAATCCGCGCTCATAGGCATACTCCGCATGATCCTCATAGGCGAGGAACACCGCCAGTACCCGCTCCTGTGGCGTGGTGGCCTGTTGCAGGCGCAGCGCGTAGAGCGCCAGCCACTCCTCATGGCGGATTTGCAGATAGGTGGCAATCAGCTCCGCCTTGGAGGCGAAGTTGTTATACAGGCTCTTTTTGGCGACGCCAGCCCGTTTGGTAATGGCGTCAATGCCGGTGGCGGCTATGCCATCGTTGTAGAACAGCACCCGCGCCGCGCCCAGCAGGCGGTCACGGGCGCTCTCCGGTTTCTCGTGCAGCGTGTCGCTCATGGCAACCCCCCAAAGCAAATGAGTAGGTAGACCAGTCTACCTACTTGCTGAGGGTCGTCAATCACTATTATCAATACCAAGATTAAAAATCATTCACGAAAGCCATAAAATCAGGGTGCCAATTCGGCACCCTGGTTGCGTAAAATTAATGCCTTTTTAGTACCACTAAGGTGCTGTTAGGGCACATAAAGGGCACTGTTTTGTCATCAGGCGGATCCGCTGATTGAGCCAGCATTCCATTGACGCTGTAGCCAGCTAGTCAGCCATAAAATCAGGGTGCCAATTCGGCACCTTAAATGCATAAAAGTAATGCCCTTTTAGTACCATTAAAGCGCTGTTAAGGCACATAAAGGGCGCTGTTTTAACATCAGGCGGATTCGCTGACAAAACCGGCGATCTGGTGTCGCCATAGTCGGCTATATAGCCCGTTGAGCGCCATTAACTCCTGATGGGTGCCCATCTCAACAATCTGCCCTTGGTTCAACACGATCAGCCGATCCATCTTGGCGATGGTGGAGAGACGGTGCGCGATGGCAATGACGGTCTTGCCCGCCATGATCGGCTCCAGGTTCTCCTGCACCGCCGCCTCCACTTCGGAGTCGAGGGCGGAGGTGGCCTCATCCATCACCAGAATCGGCGCATCCTTCAGCAGTACGCGGGCAATGGCGATGCGCTGGCGCTGGCCGCCGGAGAGCCGCGTACCGCGTTCGCCGACATGCGCATCCAGCCCGGTGCGCCCTTCGCTATCACTGAGTTGGGTGATGAATTCGTCAGCCTGCACCTGGCGCAGCGCCTCCATGATGGCCGCATCCGAGGCGTTGGGGTTGCCGTACATCAGGTTCTCACGCAGCGAGCGGTTTAGCAGCGAGGTGTCCTGGGAGATGACGCCAATCTGTGCGCGCAGGCTCTCCTGGCTGACGTCGGCGATGTTCTGCCCATCAATCAGGATCTGGCCGCTCTTGACGTCGTAGAAGCGCAATAGCAAATTCACCAACGTGGATTTACCGGCACCGGAGGGGCCAATCAGGCCAATCTTCTCGCCGGGATGGATAGTCATATTGAAGTTCTGCACCACGGAGTTGTAGCTGTCGTAATGGAAGTGGATAGCTTCAAAGCGGATCTCGCCACGCGGGATGGTGAGCGCCGGGGCATGGGGGCGGTCAGCGACATGGATCGGTTGCGCCACCATCTCCAGCCCATCCTGTACCATGCCGATGCCGCCGAACACGCCATTGATGACCCACATTAGCCAGCCCGACATGCTGACAATCCGCAGCATCAACCCAACCGCCAACGCAATCGCGCCCACGCTGAGCAGCGATTGCGTCCAGAGCCAGAGCGCCAGCCCGGTGGTGGCAACAATCAGCATACCGTTCAGCACCGTAATCAGCGTGTCGATGGTGGTAATGGTGCGCCCGGCCTGCTGCGCCTTCTGGGTTTGGTCGGTAATCGCCTGACGGACGTACTGCTGCTCCAGCGAGGTGTGGGCAAACAGTTTCAGGGTGGTGATATTGGTGTAGCTGTCCACGATGCGGCCCACCAGCCGCGAATAGGCATCAGAGGAGCGGACGCCGGTTCTCTTCAGGCGTGGGATGAAGTAGTAGAGCGTGAAGGTGTAGCACACCAGCCAGACGATCAGCGGCAGCATCAACCGCCAGTCGGCGGAGGCGAACAGCACCAGCGAACTGATGATAAAGATCAGCACCTGCCAGAGGGCGTCTACGGCCTGTACCGCCGAGTCACGCAGGGCATTGCCGGTCTGCATGATGCGCTGGGCGATGCGCCCGGAGAAGTCGCGCTGGAAGAAATCGACGCTCTGTTTGATCACATAGTTATGGTTCTGCCAACAGATTAGGCTACCCATGCCGGGGCTGATGGTCTGGTGAATCAACAAATCATGCAGGCCGACGCAGAGCGGGCGCATCACCATTGCCACCACTGCCATCCACAGCAGCTCGCCGCCATACTCGCTAAACAACTCGCTCATGGTGGTGGTGTTGACGATATTGATAATCCGGCTGAGGTAGTTGAACAGTACCACCTCTATCAATGCGCCAATGAGGCCGACCACCAGCAGCGCGATAAAACTTGGCCACACCTGGCGCAGATAGTAGAGATAGAACGGCAGGACTTTATTGGGCGGCGCTTCACTGGGCGCGGTCTGGAAAACGTCAATCAATCTCTCTAAACGTCGATAGAACATGGTAGCTCTCACGTAATCAGTGATCCAACAATGCAGACACCATCGACTGCCCCTTTTGGCAATCACAAGGCTGCCCCATAAATGGCTAACAACTTCTGGTTTACTGAGCGGGAAATCCGGTGCTGTGTGCCGTTCAATTACGTCAACAGGAGAGAGTGGGCATTAGGACAGGCACGGGGAGATGCCATTTTTGGAATAGTGTTCTGAATATATGCGCCCTCTACAAAAATAGTCGCTCCATCAGGGACTGTATATGCCGCACAGCTTAAGGAATCGTAAAGACGCGCCCCCTCACAGGGTGAAAAAAGATGAGCAAACACCAGAAAAGTGCGGAATCAAAATGATGCTCTATTGGTGCCTTGGTGATGTATTTTTGGTACTATAAATGTGCCTTTGTGATGCCATTTAGATACCTTTCTTATGTCATTTATCTGCGTGGGAACAGCATAAAAGCCTGTGATGCGAAAAGGCTCCGCCTGTCAAAAACGCGAGAAAACCCCGTCAGGCAGCCAACCTGAATCATCGCAGCATGGCGGCTTTTACGGACTATTCTTAGCGTGAAAATTTATCGGCATCGCGCTGTTTCTCCCCGTATCCTGTCAAAACAGTCGATGGCTTATCGGCCACCACTCATTCGAGGCTTAAAAATGGAGTGTTTCAACAGTGCGCCATGTTGGGCGCCATATGGGCTTGGATGGATGCATTTACATGAAAAGGTTTTGACCCATGCCTGACACCCCATTGGCCCGCCTGTTTCACCGCCTGAGGCAGAGGGTGCGTGGTACGCCAGCGGCTTCCGGTTTTGAGCTGGTGTATGACGCACCCGTTGAGACAACGCTTCATGCGGCAGATCTGCGCAATAGCGCGGAGGTGTGGTGCGAGATGTTCGCCCGCGCGCGGCAGCGCATCGACATCGCGCAGTTTTATGTGGCCGGGCAATCCGGCTCACGGCTGGACGCGGTACTGGCGGCGCTGGAAGGTGCGGCAGCGCGTGGCGTAAAGATTCGCTTTTTGATCGATGAGAAGGGGGTGGGACTCAGCACCCCGGAGACGCTGGCGCAGTTGCAGGCGATGCCGGGGCTGGCGTTCCGAGTGATTCCCTTTAGCCGATTGGCGGGCGGCATTCTCCATGCCAAGTATCTGGTGGTGGATCGGCAGCAGGCATTTGTCGGCAGCCAAAATCTTGACTGGCGCGCGCTGGAGCATATTCAGGAGACTGGCCTGTTGATCACCGGGGGTGAGGTGGTGGCCCAGGTGGCGGCCATCTTCGAGCAGGATTGGCGCGCGCAGGCGCGGCTGGTGGCTGGCCAGACGGTGCCACGGCATGTAGGGCATGGCCCACGAGGCGACGTGCGGCAGGGTAACTATCTGGTAGCCAGCCCGCGTGACTGGAACCCGCGCGGCGTGGCAGACGCCCAGGAGATACTGCCGCGCCTGCTGGACTCCGCCTGCCGCCGCATCCGGGTGCAGGTGATGGAGTACGCACCGCTGGCCTATGGCGAAAAGCGATCGCGCCCCTTTTATGGCGTGGTTGATAGCGCCTTGCGCGCGGCGGCGGCGCGCGGCGTGCCGGTGGCGCTGATGGTCTCGGCGTGGGGTACCAAAAAGCCGGAAATTGCGTGGCTGAAGAGTCTGGCGCTGGTGCCCGGCGTGACAATAAAAGTGGTGACGCTGCCGTCCGCTGAGGCCGGTTTCATCCCTTTTGCCCGCGTGGTGCACAGCAAAATCATGACCATTGATGGCGAGCTGGCTTGGGTTGGCACCAGCAACTGGAGCGGCGGCTATTTTGACAACTCGCGCAATCTGGAATTGGTCTTGAATGACGCAACGATGGCGCGGCGGCTTGATGCGCTCTACCAACAGTTATGGGACAGCCCCTACGCCGCGCCACTGCGCATTGATGAGGATTACCCAACCCCGCGCCCCGGCGGGTAGTTACGCGCCCTGACGTGGCGGCAGGTTCTGGGTGGTGACCGCCTGTGTCAGGGCATCTTCCTGAACCGCATTCAACAGCGCATCCAGCAAGCCGGGGAAACGCGCGTCCAGATCCTCCCGCCGCAGTGACAACAAGTTCTCCCGGCCATAGGGCCGCTGCCAGATCACCCCGCTGTCACGCAACACGCGCCAGTGGTGGGTAAGGGTCGATTTTGGGATGCCGCTCAGTACGGCGCTGCATGGGTGTTCGCCGCCGCCGGCCAGCACCCGCACCACGGTCAGGCGCAGGGGGTTGCCCAGCGCGGTCAGCACATTCTCCAGACGGATCTGGTCACGCTCAGGGTGGTTCACAATCATCAATGGCTCCAGGGACTCGACACGCTCCACGTAATCTACTTTAAAATTCCTCCATTGACTATTGTTCGAGTATATACGTACATTGATAGTACGAATGTATTCGTACCGTAGTCCTTTAACCGCATATGGAGATCTGCCTCATGACTGTTCCTTCGCCCTTGCTAGCTGCCAACCGCACGGGAAGCCTGGCGCTGCTGGCCTTCGCCCAGCTCATCTACTCGCTGGACATCAATATCGTTTTTGTCTCCCTGCCGGAGATCGGCGCGGGGCTAGGGTTCTCCGGGCAGACCCTGCAATGGGTGGTGAGTGCCTACACCGTCTGCTGTGGCGGTTTCCTGCTGCTGGGCGGCAGGGCGGCGGATCTGCTGGGGCAGCGCCGCATGTTTATGGTGGCATTGGCGATCTATGCGCTCTCCTCGCTGATGGGCGGGCTGGCCTGGAACCCGATGGTGATCGTCGTGGCGCGGGCGGTGCAGGGCATCGGCGCG
The nucleotide sequence above comes from Nissabacter sp. SGAir0207. Encoded proteins:
- a CDS encoding EAL domain-containing protein, producing the protein MSVKRFLAPDGDHHTTTTFIRRTLRWMMALLALLFAIAIGALVSIANNLNDQADAQSALLLKKALDNRLERLVTHTNDNAWWSEAYENLHVEVNTDWAYSRENLGASQYSDFGYEGLFVIDGQGHTRYSVIRGKLSSLSLTQWLGSDPLPLIHAGLKPDESESSTSARFLLNGNLALLAASTLSAGNGGHVSPVTGPPSLLVFVDVLGPQKLAALGNEYGIQQVRVAQGDTAHGPRLGTLRVPLPSGEVTLAWRSAEPGRQLLRYILPLLLALGVITGLSAVFMMRSALNKARLYDENNFLLEQHRQALTASERRFRDVAEATTDWIWETDAQLNFTYLSERFPSITGHRIAAWLGQPVTEFMQADNVSLGDWITEPGQTGHRRLLHCRYLSAQGHPRYCHIALKPVITESGATGYRGTATDVTLEVEAQARVQYLSLHDELTGLPNRTRMREFLEGKLQALPDNEHPLAMVSLDLDKFKPVNDLFGHPAGDAVLHEVSARLRSCLREYDLVARQGGDEFILILPDIMRREEIEAICARILTEVRKPFIVSGNEIFIGVSMGIALAPQDAVDAGELLRFSDIALYEAKNAGRNTWRFYAPEMEQQIVQRRELEESLRDAIRLQQFRLVYQPRYDLHSRRVTAVEALIRWDHPQLGVIMPDQFIPLAEETGLISAISEWVLRTACRDAAQALGDLAISVNISAVEFGSRGLIERVKAALAAAGLSPERLEIEVTEGVTLHNPQQSLALMQELKALGVRLLIDDFGIGYSSLSYLRSFPFDGIKLDKSFIDAMPHDENANAVVENIIGLGKAFSLSITAEGVETQAQLDKLKMLDCDEMQGYLVDRPLELAALRERLAAMRSGESGEEGR
- a CDS encoding DMT family transporter yields the protein MNPTPQQRLLGVAGVLVASLLWGTTGTAATFAPDVSAAAIGAAAMGLGGLLQAAIAFRGIARQRAHLRHSWQMLLMGALAVAIYPLAFYASMRYAGVTIGTVVSIGSAPLLSALIEYRLDGLRLTPRWMVGAALGVGGLVLLCLAEAAVHTDGGSSGVMVGMALGLVAGFTYAFYSWSARRMMQRGIASGAAMGATFGLGGLLLLPVLLVTGAPLLASWGNAAVGLYMATVPMFVGYLCYGYGLARIPASTATTITLLEPVIAALLAVVIVGERLPALGWGGIALVVASLLVITVPLKRRAARRATA
- a CDS encoding TetR/AcrR family transcriptional regulator, which translates into the protein MSDTLHEKPESARDRLLGAARVLFYNDGIAATGIDAITKRAGVAKKSLYNNFASKAELIATYLQIRHEEWLALYALRLQQATTPQERVLAVFLAYEDHAEYAYERGFRGCGLLNAAAELPAGAPGRQAVRIHKEEVEAILAGHLAEMLAGDRERAALLARHFAFLLEGSISRAGLEGNGECVRQAKTMALAMMEAL
- a CDS encoding ABC transporter ATP-binding protein, which produces MFYRRLERLIDVFQTAPSEAPPNKVLPFYLYYLRQVWPSFIALLVVGLIGALIEVVLFNYLSRIINIVNTTTMSELFSEYGGELLWMAVVAMVMRPLCVGLHDLLIHQTISPGMGSLICWQNHNYVIKQSVDFFQRDFSGRIAQRIMQTGNALRDSAVQAVDALWQVLIFIISSLVLFASADWRLMLPLIVWLVCYTFTLYYFIPRLKRTGVRSSDAYSRLVGRIVDSYTNITTLKLFAHTSLEQQYVRQAITDQTQKAQQAGRTITTIDTLITVLNGMLIVATTGLALWLWTQSLLSVGAIALAVGLMLRIVSMSGWLMWVINGVFGGIGMVQDGLEMVAQPIHVADRPHAPALTIPRGEIRFEAIHFHYDSYNSVVQNFNMTIHPGEKIGLIGPSGAGKSTLVNLLLRFYDVKSGQILIDGQNIADVSQESLRAQIGVISQDTSLLNRSLRENLMYGNPNASDAAIMEALRQVQADEFITQLSDSEGRTGLDAHVGERGTRLSGGQRQRIAIARVLLKDAPILVMDEATSALDSEVEAAVQENLEPIMAGKTVIAIAHRLSTIAKMDRLIVLNQGQIVEMGTHQELMALNGLYSRLWRHQIAGFVSESA
- a CDS encoding phospholipase D-like domain-containing protein, translated to MPDTPLARLFHRLRQRVRGTPAASGFELVYDAPVETTLHAADLRNSAEVWCEMFARARQRIDIAQFYVAGQSGSRLDAVLAALEGAAARGVKIRFLIDEKGVGLSTPETLAQLQAMPGLAFRVIPFSRLAGGILHAKYLVVDRQQAFVGSQNLDWRALEHIQETGLLITGGEVVAQVAAIFEQDWRAQARLVAGQTVPRHVGHGPRGDVRQGNYLVASPRDWNPRGVADAQEILPRLLDSACRRIRVQVMEYAPLAYGEKRSRPFYGVVDSALRAAAARGVPVALMVSAWGTKKPEIAWLKSLALVPGVTIKVVTLPSAEAGFIPFARVVHSKIMTIDGELAWVGTSNWSGGYFDNSRNLELVLNDATMARRLDALYQQLWDSPYAAPLRIDEDYPTPRPGG
- a CDS encoding helix-turn-helix transcriptional regulator; translation: MIVNHPERDQIRLENVLTALGNPLRLTVVRVLAGGGEHPCSAVLSGIPKSTLTHHWRVLRDSGVIWQRPYGRENLLSLRREDLDARFPGLLDALLNAVQEDALTQAVTTQNLPPRQGA